From Tissierellales bacterium:
GTTTTGCCCATTTTTACATAAGAATTTATGGCAGGTTCTGTCAAGGGTGTTTTTCCCTTGACGGGTTCTGACGGAAATTCTAAAATCACTAGGGCAAAATAAATTAAATTACATCTTGACATTTAATAGCTGGTCTAAATTACTTATAAGCATATTTTAACACAATAAATAAAAAAATACACAAAAAATAGAGACTCCGTTAGGAGTCTCTCATCCATTAAGGATGTAATAAAAAACCGTTCAAAAGGGGTATTGGGAATAGAGATCTTATTTGAGGTTACCAGGGGGATAACCACGTAAAGATTATAGCAAATTACGACAAGTTTTGCAACTCTTTTTTCAAAAAAGGATAAAATAATTTCATAAAGACCAAAACTTACTTTAAGAAAAAGGTCAAATCTTATATAATAATAGTGTATAGAAAAATAAAAAACAAATTAAAAAGGGGTGTTACAATGGATAAAAGAGTTTTAGATACATTAGAAAATCTAAAGAAAAATGGGTTTAAAGGAGAATTTTTTGAAACTAAGGATGAAGCTATAGAAAAAATAATAACCGAAATTCTAGAGGATGATAGTATATCAATAGGTGGTTCTATGACAATACTTGATCTTGGTCTTTATGAAAAGTTGAAGGAAAAAGGAAATGAAGTATATTGGCATTGGAAAGCTTCAGCTGAAGAAGGAAAACAAGTATTAAAAAAGGCTATAGAAACAGATATATACTTAACAAGTACTAATGCTTTGACAATAGATGGTAAATTAGTTAACATGGATGGAACAGGTAATAGAGTGGCTTCAATGATTTATGGCCATGAAAGAGTTTATATTATTGCGGGAAAAAATAAGATTTGTAAAGATTATAAAGAGGCATCTAATAGAATAAAAAATATTGCAGCGCCTAAAAATGCAAAAAGATTAAATAAAAATACTCCATGTGTACATACGGGAAAATGCAATGATTGTGATTCTCCAGATAGAATATGTAAGGCGGAAGTTATTCTTCATAAAAATCCTGATAATACACAGATAATTGTATATATTATTAATGAAGATTTAGGGTATTAATATTGATGAGGTGGTATAGTGTTAGTTTATTTAGATAATTGCTCTACAACTAAACCTAGAGATGAAGTTATTGATGAAATAAATTATATGTTAAAAGAAAGTTATGGAAATCCGTCGTCATTGCATAGTTTAGGATTAAAAACTGAAAAAAGGATTGAGGATTCAAGGAAAATAATTGCGGACTTTTTAAACGTAAGAAAAGATGAAATATTTTTCACTTCAGGTGGTACAGAAAGCAATAATATTGCAATTCAAGGACTAGTAAATAGGTATAAGAGAAAGGGCAACCACCTTATTACTACAAAAGTTGAACATTCATCTATATTTAATATTTTTAAATACTATGAAAATCATGGTTTTGAAGTTACTTTTCTAGATGTGGATGATAAAGGTAATGTAGACTTAGAACAATTAAAAAATGAGATAAGGAAAGATACAATATTAGTATCTATTATGGTTGTAAATAATGAATTAGGTGCCATAGAGCCTGTAAATGAAATTAGAAAGATAATGGAAGAAAAAAATTCTAAAGCTTTACTTCATTTAGACGGGGTTCAAGCCTTTGGTAAGATTCCAATAAATATAAGAAAATGGAAAGTTGATACCTTTGCTTTTAGTGCCCATAAAATTTATGGGCCTAAAGGTATTGGAGGATTATACGTTAAAAAAGAAATTAATATCAATCCTTTAGTTTATGGAGGTCAACAAGAAAGAGGATTAAGGTCCGGAACGGAAAATACGCCTGG
This genomic window contains:
- a CDS encoding lactate utilization protein produces the protein MDKRVLDTLENLKKNGFKGEFFETKDEAIEKIITEILEDDSISIGGSMTILDLGLYEKLKEKGNEVYWHWKASAEEGKQVLKKAIETDIYLTSTNALTIDGKLVNMDGTGNRVASMIYGHERVYIIAGKNKICKDYKEASNRIKNIAAPKNAKRLNKNTPCVHTGKCNDCDSPDRICKAEVILHKNPDNTQIIVYIINEDLGY
- a CDS encoding cysteine desulfurase family protein; amino-acid sequence: MLVYLDNCSTTKPRDEVIDEINYMLKESYGNPSSLHSLGLKTEKRIEDSRKIIADFLNVRKDEIFFTSGGTESNNIAIQGLVNRYKRKGNHLITTKVEHSSIFNIFKYYENHGFEVTFLDVDDKGNVDLEQLKNEIRKDTILVSIMVVNNELGAIEPVNEIRKIMEEKNSKALLHLDGVQAFGKIPINIRKWKVDTFAFSAHKIYGPKGIGGLYVKKEININPLVYGGQQERGLRSGTENTPGIVGMAKAVEIMGEKFEEERKHVYKLKTYFAEKILKEIEDIKINTSLDEGTSPYILNVSFLYTKGEVLLHYLEDKGIYVSTASACSSNAEDKSHVLKAIGLNENEIEGAIRFCFSYENTYKELDYTVEVLKRSVDEIRQIVKR